A section of the Terriglobales bacterium genome encodes:
- a CDS encoding serine hydrolase domain-containing protein: MKKLAVFVVLFGAAASAETTSATLPETKPGQIMTAWFKLCDAPDLKALTNWTSQNLSERALKRFPAEGRAQDDYDECTATSGYRIAKVTRSESKSIEMLVVGRKTGIWSNYSIELNDQDKIDRARFFPTTPPEESLPKHLSDEAIARELTSHIAKASQAGLFSGIVSIARGTKTIASAAGGYANHTSKTPITGSTQFTLGSLGKMFTAAAIGQLVDQKKISFDDAIGKFFPDYPNQTVREKVTLGMLLTHTSGMGDFLGKRTPDMMKNGVKRASDFMPLYDKDEPQFAPGSNRAYSNAGLALAGAIVEKVSGEAYPDYIRKHIFEPAGMTNSDPNNIPHRDPRMVTPYTKFGPTGPAKYWREAEADIGSPAGGAISTADDLVKFADALRTGKLVSRATFEELAKPRGGETTAFGGKYGYAMEIKEVYGQTAVGHGGGFPGVSTHLYIILNSPYTVVVLANQDPPADANGGLYALGLMAERAKRKN, encoded by the coding sequence GTGAAGAAGCTCGCAGTTTTTGTCGTACTTTTTGGGGCGGCTGCATCTGCGGAAACAACATCGGCGACCTTGCCTGAGACCAAGCCGGGGCAAATCATGACTGCCTGGTTCAAGCTCTGTGATGCCCCAGACCTCAAAGCATTGACGAACTGGACATCGCAAAACCTTTCTGAACGCGCGCTGAAGCGGTTTCCTGCTGAAGGTCGCGCACAGGACGACTATGACGAATGCACGGCCACTAGCGGATATCGCATCGCCAAGGTCACGAGATCGGAGTCGAAGTCGATCGAGATGCTCGTTGTCGGAAGGAAGACGGGCATTTGGAGCAACTACAGCATCGAACTGAATGACCAGGACAAGATCGATCGGGCGAGGTTCTTTCCCACCACTCCTCCCGAGGAATCGCTACCCAAGCACCTGAGCGACGAGGCGATTGCACGAGAGCTAACGTCGCACATCGCGAAGGCTTCGCAAGCAGGTTTGTTCTCAGGCATCGTCAGCATCGCGCGCGGGACAAAGACCATAGCTTCAGCCGCCGGAGGATACGCGAACCACACGAGCAAAACTCCAATCACCGGTTCGACGCAGTTCACGTTGGGATCCCTAGGCAAGATGTTCACGGCAGCGGCAATCGGGCAACTCGTAGATCAGAAGAAAATCAGTTTCGACGATGCCATCGGAAAATTCTTCCCTGATTATCCGAACCAGACCGTGCGCGAGAAGGTAACCCTGGGAATGCTTCTTACCCACACATCCGGTATGGGCGATTTCCTGGGGAAGCGCACCCCGGACATGATGAAAAACGGCGTAAAACGGGCTTCTGATTTCATGCCCCTCTACGACAAAGACGAGCCACAGTTTGCACCGGGCAGCAATAGGGCCTATAGCAATGCCGGATTGGCCTTGGCGGGAGCAATCGTCGAGAAGGTTTCAGGCGAAGCGTACCCGGACTACATTCGCAAGCACATCTTTGAGCCCGCCGGCATGACGAATAGCGACCCGAACAATATCCCCCATCGCGACCCGCGCATGGTCACGCCGTATACGAAGTTCGGCCCAACTGGTCCGGCAAAATATTGGCGTGAGGCGGAAGCCGACATCGGCAGTCCAGCGGGTGGAGCGATCTCAACCGCCGACGACCTGGTCAAGTTTGCCGACGCGCTCCGCACTGGCAAACTCGTGAGTCGCGCCACGTTCGAGGAACTGGCCAAACCACGCGGCGGCGAAACCACAGCCTTCGGCGGAAAGTATGGCTATGCCATGGAAATCAAGGAAGTGTACGGGCAGACCGCGGTCGGTCATGGCGGCGGATTTCCGGGCGTCAGTACGCACCTGTACATCATTTTGAATTCGCCGTACACCGTGGTTGTTCTCGCGAACCAGGACCCACCGGCTGACGCAAACGGGGGCTTATACGCCCTGGGACTCATGGCGGAACGAGCGAAGCGGAAGAACTAA
- a CDS encoding pyridoxamine 5'-phosphate oxidase family protein, with the protein MKLTQRTQLRRLPKRGAHDTETIHRILDSAFLAHVGFVVDGQPFVIPTLYGRDGDKLYIHGSAASRMLRELSSGIPACVTVTLVDGIVLARSAFHHSINYRSVVAFGTATKIEGEDAKNHALRVISEQVMRGRWDDVRPPNEQELKATSVLEFVIEEASAKIRTGPPVDDEEDYALSIWAGVLPMETRALTPVPDARLSPSARIPDYLRRHSSEDPS; encoded by the coding sequence ATGAAGCTAACTCAGCGCACACAACTCCGCCGCCTGCCCAAGCGTGGCGCGCACGATACCGAGACGATCCATCGGATTCTTGACAGCGCTTTCCTCGCACATGTCGGCTTCGTCGTAGACGGACAGCCTTTCGTGATTCCAACGCTCTATGGGCGCGACGGCGACAAGCTCTACATCCACGGCTCGGCCGCAAGTCGGATGCTGCGCGAGCTTTCGAGTGGTATACCGGCCTGTGTGACAGTCACTTTGGTTGACGGCATTGTGCTCGCGAGGTCAGCATTTCATCACTCCATCAATTACCGGTCCGTGGTGGCCTTCGGAACGGCGACGAAGATCGAAGGCGAGGATGCGAAGAACCACGCATTGCGGGTCATTTCCGAACAAGTGATGCGCGGGCGTTGGGACGATGTCCGACCGCCGAATGAGCAGGAGTTGAAAGCCACCAGCGTGCTCGAGTTCGTGATCGAAGAAGCGTCGGCAAAGATCCGCACCGGGCCGCCTGTGGACGACGAAGAGGACTATGCGTTGTCGATCTGGGCAGGCGTTCTTCCCATGGAAACGCGAGCGCTCACGCCAGTGCCGGACGCACGCTTGTCGCCGTCGGCGCGTATCCCGGATTATCTGCGCAGACATTCTTCAGAGGATCCCAGCTAG